The genomic window TTTTGTGAGAATTTATCGAATTGCTATGATATTGAACAAAAAACATGGTTATTTAATCCAATGGCTGATTGGTGTAGGAGATTTGATCGTATTGAATCTCTTGTTTATGGCCGTTTTTCATCTGCTTGGCCCGAAATACACGGAAGCGATATCCTATAATTTGAGAGAGGTTATTTTGTTATTGAATTTCTGTTATTTCTTCTCTTTATATTTTATCCCGATTCAATTGCATCAGGCGGTCGTGTTTATCGACAAGATTGTGCAACGGGCGTTCGGATTGGTTACCGTACTTATCTTTTTATTCGCTACTTGCTTGATCTTCTTGAATGTAGGGGATATTCTGGCTACCTTCCTCTTGGTCTATTACGGGGTTTCTATCATCTTGTTTTCGCTTTGGCGGGTTTTTGTGCGCTTATCCTTAAAGTTTTATAGGCGAAAAGGCTATAACTTTAAGAAGGTGGTGATTGTGGGTGCGGGAAAGAATGGTATGGAGCTTTACCAAGTTATGAAAGATGATTTGAGCTATGGGTTTAGTGTAAAGGGGTTCTTTGATGACAATGACTCGTTGAAAGACGTTTTACCTAATTATTTGGGTAAGACGAGTGAGGTGGAAGCGTATGTGCTGGAGCATGATATTGATGAGATTTATTGTACCTTGCCGGGTACGAACAACGGAAAGATCGTACGGCTTCTGAATTTCGCCGAGAAGAAGATGGTGCGCTTCTATATCGTGCCCGAGTTTTACCGGGATGTAAAGAAGAGTATGGTGATGGAGGTGATGGAATCGATCCCATTGCTGACGGTCCGCCGGGAGCCTTTGCAATCCGCCTATAACCGGTTCTTGAAACGGACGTTCGATATATTTTTCTCTTTGGTGATTTTGCTCACGATTTATCCGATCCTGTACATCGTGGTCGGTATAATGATCAAGTTAAGCTCACCCGGCCCGATTTTGTTTAAGCAGAAACGTACGGGATTGTATGGGCATGACTTCGAATGTTTTAAATTTCGTACGATGAAGGTGAACGCGCAGGCCGATACCTTGCAGGCCGTCAAGGATGATCCCCGGAAGACCCGGATCGGCGATTTCTTGCGCCGGACGAATCTGGATGAGTTCCCTCAGTTCGTGAACGTCTTGCTGGGCGATATGTCCGTGGTAGGCCCTCGTCCGCATATGTTGAAGCATACCGAGCAGTACTCGGCGTTGATCGATAAGTATATGGTGCGGCATTTGGTGAAACCGGGAGTAACGGGGTGGGCGCAAGTCACCGGTTACCGGGGTGAGACCAAGACGCTGGAGCAGATGGAAGGACGTGTGAAGAGAGATGTGTGGTATATAGAGAATTGGACGTTCTTCCTTGATTTAAAGATTATTGTGGTTACGGTACTGAATATGTTCAAGGGAGAGAAGAATGCGTATTGATCCGATTCGTTGCACACTTTTTGCGGATTTGTGTAATCCGTATTTATATTTATGCTATATTCGCGCTCGATGGGAAGAATAATTGCAATAGATTACGGCCGGAAACGTACGGGGATAGCCGCTACGGATATTTTACAGATGATCGCTAACGGCGTGGCGACAGTCCCAAGTGGAGAGGTTGTGAAGTACCTATCGGATTACATATCACGGGAACCGGTGGATTTATTTGTGGTCGGGCTTCGGAAGCAAATGAACAATGAGCCTTCTGAGAACATGAAGTATGTGGAGGCGTTCGTGACCCATCTGAAAAGGACGATACCAAGTATCCCGGTAACTTATTACGACGAGCGGTTCACGTCGGTCTTAGCTCATAAGGCCATGTTGGAAGGCGGTTTAAAGAAAAAGAAACGGCAAGATAAAGGATTGGTCGATGAGATTAGCGCCGTTATTATTTTGCAAGCTTATTTAGAAAGTAAAAAATATCAGTTATAACTTATGATTTTACCCGTATTTTTATATGGTCAGCCCGTACTAAGAAAAGAGGCTGAGGATGTACCTAAAGATTATCCCGACTTGAAACAGTTGGTTGCCAATATGTTTGAAACGATGTATAATGCTGATGGGGTAGGGCTTGCCGCTCCTCAGGTGGGCTTGTCTATCCGTTTGGTGGTTATAGACGGTGATGTGATGGGAGATGACTTCCCTGAATGCAAGGGTTTCAAGCGTGCGTTGATTAATCCCGAGTTTTTGGAACGTAGCGAGGAGGAAATAGCTATGGAGGAAGGCTGCTTGAGCCTGCCGGGTATACA from Parabacteroides distasonis ATCC 8503 includes these protein-coding regions:
- a CDS encoding undecaprenyl-phosphate glucose phosphotransferase, translating into MILNKKHGYLIQWLIGVGDLIVLNLLFMAVFHLLGPKYTEAISYNLREVILLLNFCYFFSLYFIPIQLHQAVVFIDKIVQRAFGLVTVLIFLFATCLIFLNVGDILATFLLVYYGVSIILFSLWRVFVRLSLKFYRRKGYNFKKVVIVGAGKNGMELYQVMKDDLSYGFSVKGFFDDNDSLKDVLPNYLGKTSEVEAYVLEHDIDEIYCTLPGTNNGKIVRLLNFAEKKMVRFYIVPEFYRDVKKSMVMEVMESIPLLTVRREPLQSAYNRFLKRTFDIFFSLVILLTIYPILYIVVGIMIKLSSPGPILFKQKRTGLYGHDFECFKFRTMKVNAQADTLQAVKDDPRKTRIGDFLRRTNLDEFPQFVNVLLGDMSVVGPRPHMLKHTEQYSALIDKYMVRHLVKPGVTGWAQVTGYRGETKTLEQMEGRVKRDVWYIENWTFFLDLKIIVVTVLNMFKGEKNAY
- the ruvX gene encoding Holliday junction resolvase RuvX, translated to MGRIIAIDYGRKRTGIAATDILQMIANGVATVPSGEVVKYLSDYISREPVDLFVVGLRKQMNNEPSENMKYVEAFVTHLKRTIPSIPVTYYDERFTSVLAHKAMLEGGLKKKKRQDKGLVDEISAVIILQAYLESKKYQL
- the def gene encoding peptide deformylase; this translates as MILPVFLYGQPVLRKEAEDVPKDYPDLKQLVANMFETMYNADGVGLAAPQVGLSIRLVVIDGDVMGDDFPECKGFKRALINPEFLERSEEEIAMEEGCLSLPGIHEKVSRSKTVRVRYWDENWEEHEEVVEGFAARIVQHECEHLTGHVFIDNVSAIRRQLNKGKLNSIIKGTVRCSYRAKAVGK